In Rhodospirillum rubrum ATCC 11170, a genomic segment contains:
- a CDS encoding EDSAP-1 family PEP-CTERM protein, with protein MTRLLSKSGLGIIAAVALSAAAPAKADVVAYSSFSISNAGLYYTNSVGGLTQLPASNSGFGVNTGSITNNAVNVALAGTLNDYKSGIGGGTGNLNIDPQMAVIGSGAFGQNNFGRASVTPGNEFTRADSRLTGSLASFPNSNFLASQTVAETRLTGDNNTAASASTGSSGGISFNFTLNGDTYNNLTLQLDAVLSLYVAITGEPDSQNNATASANLVLRLTKANDTTVVRELNINDILGGTSIPTVNASLNGTSDSLDLSTPGRIALGLGTLAPGSWTLSIVQTASVSAGSTTVPEPGVPALLGTSILLVGALLRLRRREEGGLGA; from the coding sequence ATGACCCGTCTACTGTCCAAGAGCGGCCTCGGTATCATCGCCGCCGTCGCCCTGTCAGCCGCCGCGCCGGCAAAAGCCGATGTGGTCGCCTACAGCAGCTTCAGCATCTCCAACGCCGGCCTGTATTACACCAATTCCGTCGGCGGCCTGACCCAATTGCCGGCTTCAAACAGCGGGTTCGGTGTCAATACCGGCAGCATCACCAACAATGCGGTGAACGTTGCGCTGGCCGGAACTCTCAATGACTACAAGTCGGGGATCGGCGGCGGCACCGGCAATCTGAACATCGACCCCCAAATGGCCGTCATCGGCTCGGGCGCCTTTGGTCAGAACAATTTCGGGCGGGCCTCCGTTACCCCGGGCAACGAGTTCACCCGCGCCGACTCGCGCCTCACCGGCTCGCTGGCCTCGTTCCCCAACAGCAATTTCCTGGCCTCGCAGACCGTCGCCGAAACCCGCCTGACGGGCGACAACAACACGGCCGCGTCGGCTTCGACCGGCAGTTCGGGTGGCATCTCGTTCAACTTCACCCTGAACGGCGACACCTACAATAATCTGACCCTGCAGCTTGACGCGGTTTTGTCGCTCTATGTGGCGATCACCGGCGAACCCGACAGCCAAAACAACGCGACCGCTTCGGCCAATCTGGTCCTGCGTCTGACCAAGGCGAACGACACGACGGTCGTGCGGGAACTCAATATCAACGACATCCTTGGCGGCACCTCGATCCCCACCGTCAATGCCTCGCTGAACGGAACCAGTGACAGTCTGGATCTGAGCACGCCGGGCCGCATCGCCTTGGGGCTTGGCACCCTCGCCCCCGGTTCCTGGACGCTCTCCATCGTTCAGACCGCCTCGGTATCGGCCGGTTCGACCACCGTCCCCGAGCCCGGCGTGCCGGCGCTTCTGGGAACCAGCATCCTTCTGGTCGGCGCGCTGCTGCGGCTGCGTCGTCGCGAAGAGGGCGGCCTGGGCGCCTGA
- a CDS encoding glycosyltransferase family 4 protein encodes MPSTRRPAAEKTPALRPAERGDRARPLRVLVFSTLYPNAIHPHHGVFVENRLRALIDRGGFEAQVIAPVPWFPSTHPRWGAYADYAAVPRREVRHGIPVFHPRYPVLPKIGMTLAPLLMAGALWPGMERLLAEGPAPDVIDAHYAYPDGVAAAVLARRLNKPLVITARGTDISVIPQYRLPRRMIVWAAGQAAAMVAVCKALKDEMVAIGIAEGAITVLRNGVDLGVFQPLDRAQARRSLDLAEEGPLIASVGHLIERKGHHLVIEALAALIKGPLPTLRLVIAGEGPERDRLEDLAKDLGVAARVRFLGRVPHEGLSAVYSAADALVLASSREGWANVLLESMACGTPVVASNIWGTPEVVTTPAAGVLLKERSAEAIAQSVAGLLAAPPPRVATRAYAERFSWDETASGLAALFSRVSGRPVPVSGQPAVSPARVGS; translated from the coding sequence GTGCCGTCGACCCGTCGCCCCGCCGCCGAAAAAACGCCCGCCCTCCGCCCGGCGGAGAGGGGAGATCGCGCGCGGCCGCTTCGGGTGCTGGTCTTCTCGACGCTCTATCCCAATGCGATCCACCCCCACCATGGGGTCTTCGTTGAAAACCGTCTGCGCGCCCTGATCGACCGGGGCGGCTTCGAGGCGCAAGTGATCGCCCCGGTTCCCTGGTTCCCCTCCACCCATCCGCGCTGGGGCGCTTATGCCGATTACGCCGCCGTTCCCCGGCGCGAGGTACGCCACGGCATCCCGGTTTTCCACCCGCGCTATCCGGTGCTGCCCAAGATCGGCATGACCCTGGCGCCGCTGCTGATGGCCGGCGCGCTGTGGCCGGGGATGGAGCGCCTGTTGGCCGAGGGACCGGCGCCCGATGTCATCGATGCCCATTACGCCTATCCCGACGGCGTCGCCGCCGCCGTTCTCGCCCGCCGTCTCAATAAGCCCCTGGTCATTACCGCGCGTGGGACCGATATCTCGGTGATCCCGCAGTATCGCCTGCCCCGGCGCATGATCGTGTGGGCGGCCGGTCAGGCGGCGGCGATGGTCGCCGTCTGCAAGGCGTTGAAAGACGAAATGGTCGCTATCGGCATCGCCGAGGGCGCCATCACGGTTTTGCGCAATGGCGTGGATCTTGGGGTGTTTCAGCCCCTTGACCGCGCCCAGGCGCGCCGAAGCCTTGACCTGGCCGAGGAGGGACCGCTGATCGCCAGCGTCGGCCATCTGATCGAGCGCAAGGGCCACCATCTGGTGATCGAAGCCCTGGCCGCCCTGATCAAGGGCCCCCTGCCCACGCTCAGGCTGGTGATCGCCGGCGAAGGTCCCGAACGCGATCGGCTGGAGGATCTGGCCAAAGACCTGGGCGTCGCCGCGCGGGTGCGCTTCCTTGGCCGCGTCCCCCATGAGGGATTGAGCGCGGTTTACAGCGCCGCCGACGCCCTGGTGCTCGCCTCGTCGCGCGAAGGCTGGGCCAATGTCCTGCTTGAAAGCATGGCCTGCGGCACGCCGGTGGTGGCATCGAACATCTGGGGAACACCGGAAGTGGTAACAACCCCCGCCGCCGGCGTGTTATTGAAAGAGCGGTCGGCTGAGGCCATCGCCCAAAGCGTGGCGGGGCTGCTGGCCGCGCCGCCCCCCCGGGTAGCGACCCGGGCCTATGCCGAACGATTTTCCTGGGATGAGACCGCAAGCGGTCTGGCGGCCCTGTTTTCGCGGGTGAGCGGCCGTCCGGTCCCGGTCTCCGGGCAACCGGCGGTTTCCCCCGCACGCGTTGGATCATGA
- the prsT gene encoding XrtA/PEP-CTERM system TPR-repeat protein PrsT: MARSLKRFWSTTSALALVLALAACNDEAKDKARASAKAYDSAITAWRAGDQKAALIHVSNALKAAPDNRDAKILMGEITLSGGDVWSGEKLLKEVRDGGAPAETWLRPLAKSLILQQKFDEALTLARSIPETELVGAVKTIEGLALFGKGQDGAARLALDKALDIDPADKDALIGAAQIETMAGHQDAARALLARAAAAAPDDVDVLVAQADTALSANDPAAAEGLFSQAAARLPLNPLIRLSLAQAQIEAGKNAEARQTLNTVLADIPAHPWALYLRGLTAYRTNDMTAADKDLTAALALAKTLRPAIFLAGVVKYNIGEYEQASRLLAGLTETEGKSNKTADAVRAAALLKLGRDDESYRLLRPLAAGDGETADLYAMAAVAAQGAAAMADSEGYYQKAVVLRPDDPALLTNLGIVKLARGDTTAGEDTLNRAAELEGDDKKALLLLFSSLLQKKDFDKAEALAGDTKRKYPDRAWGWTMDGMIQASRGDTAMARAAFETAVRKEPTAGDAVRNLALTALQSGDTEGARGVVEGYLRTNAGDSAMAMIAAAVANKRNDLVAVEKWLRQALERDPANMEAASNLASLLTSTSRPQAAIIVAQDALRISPDTPAVMEALGKAQLLIGDYTAAADVLRRAVAIKPSGLTYYLLATAYLNLNDPPRLKEALESVVKLQPDHVDSRVMLATMIVDGGSLSDAKTAVEGVTTDFPGDPRAQEVRARYLAKAEGPASAITFLEASLTDPNTRPRNLVMLLASAYNEKGDGAKASSLLEDWVAKNPDDYPGRLSLATQQIAANQLEKAKTTLEKGLERVPNDWIARNNLAEVMLRLGQTSAAYDQIVIARRSGGPQPALLDTEGQILLKMGKASEAVEILRLATIDRNAPPTYGLHLAQALAAAGKKDEAGERLRALLDKNNAFEGAEQARALLSELQG; the protein is encoded by the coding sequence ATGGCACGGTCACTGAAACGGTTCTGGTCGACGACAAGCGCCCTCGCCCTGGTCCTGGCGCTCGCCGCCTGCAACGACGAGGCCAAAGACAAGGCGCGGGCCTCGGCCAAGGCCTATGACAGCGCTATCACCGCTTGGCGGGCCGGCGACCAGAAGGCGGCGCTGATCCATGTCAGCAACGCCCTCAAGGCGGCGCCCGACAACCGCGACGCCAAGATCCTGATGGGCGAGATCACGCTCTCGGGCGGCGATGTCTGGTCGGGCGAAAAGCTGCTCAAGGAGGTCCGCGACGGTGGGGCGCCGGCCGAGACATGGCTGCGTCCCCTGGCCAAATCCCTAATCCTTCAGCAGAAATTTGACGAAGCCCTGACTCTTGCCCGCTCCATCCCGGAAACCGAGCTGGTCGGCGCGGTAAAGACCATCGAAGGCCTCGCCCTGTTTGGCAAAGGCCAGGACGGGGCGGCGCGGCTGGCCCTGGACAAAGCCCTCGACATCGACCCGGCCGACAAGGACGCCCTGATCGGCGCGGCCCAGATCGAAACCATGGCCGGCCATCAGGACGCCGCCCGCGCCCTGCTCGCCCGAGCGGCGGCGGCGGCGCCCGATGATGTCGATGTGCTGGTGGCCCAGGCCGATACCGCGCTCAGCGCCAATGATCCGGCGGCGGCCGAGGGGCTTTTCTCCCAGGCCGCGGCCCGTCTGCCGCTCAACCCGCTGATCCGCCTGTCGCTGGCCCAGGCCCAGATCGAGGCCGGCAAGAACGCCGAGGCCCGCCAGACGCTCAATACGGTGCTGGCCGATATTCCGGCCCACCCCTGGGCGCTGTACCTGCGCGGCCTCACCGCCTATCGCACCAACGATATGACCGCCGCCGACAAGGATCTGACCGCTGCCCTGGCCTTGGCCAAGACCCTGCGCCCGGCGATTTTCCTGGCCGGGGTGGTCAAATACAACATCGGCGAATACGAACAGGCCTCGCGGCTGCTTGCCGGGCTGACCGAGACCGAGGGCAAAAGCAACAAGACCGCCGATGCCGTGCGCGCCGCCGCCCTTTTGAAACTGGGCCGCGACGACGAAAGTTATCGTCTGCTCCGCCCCTTGGCCGCCGGTGACGGCGAAACCGCCGATCTTTACGCGATGGCCGCCGTCGCCGCCCAAGGAGCCGCCGCCATGGCCGACAGCGAAGGCTATTACCAGAAAGCCGTTGTTCTGCGCCCCGACGACCCCGCCTTGCTGACCAATCTCGGCATAGTCAAACTGGCGCGCGGCGACACCACCGCCGGCGAAGACACCTTGAACCGGGCGGCCGAGCTTGAAGGCGACGACAAGAAGGCGCTGCTGCTGCTGTTCTCCTCGTTGCTGCAGAAAAAGGACTTCGACAAGGCCGAGGCCCTGGCCGGGGACACCAAGCGGAAATATCCCGATCGCGCCTGGGGCTGGACGATGGACGGCATGATCCAGGCCAGCCGGGGCGACACCGCCATGGCGCGCGCCGCCTTCGAAACCGCCGTTCGCAAAGAGCCAACGGCCGGTGACGCCGTGCGCAATCTGGCCCTGACCGCCCTGCAGTCGGGCGATACCGAAGGCGCCCGCGGCGTGGTCGAAGGCTATCTGCGGACTAATGCCGGGGATTCGGCGATGGCGATGATCGCCGCCGCCGTGGCCAATAAGCGCAATGATCTGGTCGCCGTCGAAAAATGGCTGCGTCAGGCCCTGGAGCGCGATCCGGCCAACATGGAGGCCGCCAGCAATCTGGCGTCGCTGCTGACCTCGACCTCCCGTCCCCAGGCGGCAATCATCGTCGCCCAGGACGCCCTGCGGATTTCTCCCGATACTCCGGCGGTGATGGAAGCCCTGGGCAAGGCCCAATTGCTGATCGGCGATTATACGGCGGCGGCCGATGTGCTGCGCCGGGCGGTGGCGATCAAACCCAGCGGGCTGACCTATTATCTGCTGGCGACCGCCTATCTCAATCTCAACGACCCGCCCCGCCTCAAGGAGGCCCTGGAGTCGGTGGTCAAGCTGCAGCCCGATCATGTCGATTCGCGGGTGATGCTGGCGACCATGATCGTTGATGGCGGGTCTTTGAGCGACGCCAAGACCGCCGTCGAGGGCGTGACCACGGATTTCCCGGGCGATCCCCGGGCCCAGGAGGTTCGCGCCCGCTATCTGGCCAAGGCCGAGGGGCCGGCCAGCGCCATCACCTTCCTTGAAGCCTCGCTGACCGATCCCAACACCCGTCCGCGCAATCTCGTCATGCTGCTGGCCTCGGCCTATAATGAAAAGGGCGATGGCGCCAAGGCAAGCAGCCTGCTTGAAGACTGGGTGGCCAAGAACCCCGATGACTACCCCGGCCGCCTGTCGCTGGCGACCCAGCAGATCGCCGCCAATCAGTTGGAAAAGGCCAAGACGACCCTGGAAAAAGGGCTGGAGCGGGTTCCCAACGACTGGATCGCCCGCAACAACCTTGCCGAGGTGATGCTCCGTCTTGGCCAGACCTCGGCCGCCTATGACCAGATCGTCATCGCCCGACGCTCGGGGGGACCACAGCCGGCGCTGCTTGATACCGAGGGCCAGATCCTGCTCAAGATGGGCAAGGCCAGCGAGGCCGTCGAGATCCTGCGGCTGGCGACGATCGATCGCAACGCCCCGCCCACCTATGGCCTGCACCTCGCCCAGGCCCTGGCGGCGGCGGGCAAGAAAGACGAGGCCGGCGAGCGTTTGCGGGCCTTGCTCGACAAGAACAACGCCTTCGAGGGGGCCGAACAGGCCCGGGCGCTTTTATCCGAGTTGCAGGGATGA
- a CDS encoding HPr-rel-A system PqqD family peptide chaperone has translation MAEDSPGPLDQRVRRRADLSWRIWPDGAVVYDPLSGDVHLLDNDLTALAQATPLDADLPMAAIARDTLEGADCARTLADGWTEEVVTWFSQAFDDLLRRRILRSPPP, from the coding sequence GTGGCGGAAGACAGCCCCGGCCCCCTCGACCAGAGGGTCCGCCGTCGCGCCGATCTGTCGTGGCGGATCTGGCCCGATGGGGCGGTGGTCTATGACCCGTTGTCGGGCGACGTTCATCTGCTTGATAACGACCTGACCGCCCTAGCCCAGGCGACGCCCCTTGACGCCGACTTGCCGATGGCGGCGATCGCCCGGGACACCCTGGAGGGCGCAGACTGCGCCCGAACCCTGGCCGATGGCTGGACGGAGGAGGTGGTCACCTGGTTTTCCCAGGCCTTTGACGATCTGCTGAGACGGAGGATCCTTCGATCTCCCCCCCCTTAG
- a CDS encoding HprK-related kinase A, which translates to MLRRRAGGEGLGLVIGPYQVRLKTRAPSLLRSLRLLYDDAPLSDDAFHDFHIDIAAPRGWLRPWRRQAVFRLDGLSTFEPLPEAHAPILFEWALNWCIATLAHDHVILHSAVLEKDGRAALLPAPPGSGKSTLCAGMVAAGWRLLSDEMALIGVTDGLLSPIPRPVSLKNASIEVIRARAPRATFAPSIPGTPKGTIGLMRPPREAIVRRSHRVAPAWILFPRWQAGAPLTLTPRPMASATFDVLRNCYNLAVHGQAGFDRLADVVGGCACFDLAYGDLDEALERLAGLAVTR; encoded by the coding sequence GTGTTACGCCGGCGGGCCGGCGGCGAGGGGCTTGGCCTTGTCATCGGTCCCTATCAGGTCCGCCTGAAAACCCGCGCTCCCTCCCTGCTGCGCAGCCTGCGGCTTCTCTATGACGACGCCCCCTTGAGCGACGACGCCTTCCATGATTTCCATATCGACATCGCCGCCCCCCGCGGCTGGCTGCGCCCTTGGCGGCGCCAGGCGGTCTTTCGGCTTGATGGCCTGTCGACCTTCGAGCCTTTGCCCGAGGCCCACGCCCCCATCCTATTCGAATGGGCCTTGAACTGGTGCATCGCCACCCTGGCCCATGATCACGTCATTCTTCATTCCGCCGTGCTGGAAAAAGACGGCCGGGCCGCCCTGTTGCCGGCCCCCCCGGGCTCGGGCAAAAGCACGCTTTGCGCCGGCATGGTCGCCGCCGGCTGGCGCCTGCTGTCGGATGAAATGGCTTTGATCGGCGTGACGGATGGCTTGCTCAGCCCGATTCCCCGGCCGGTCAGCCTCAAGAACGCCTCGATCGAAGTCATTCGCGCCCGCGCCCCGCGGGCGACCTTCGCCCCGTCGATCCCCGGCACGCCCAAGGGCACCATCGGCCTGATGCGCCCGCCGCGCGAAGCCATCGTCCGCCGCAGCCATCGGGTGGCCCCGGCCTGGATCTTGTTTCCGCGCTGGCAAGCCGGCGCGCCGCTGACCCTGACGCCCCGGCCGATGGCCTCGGCCACCTTCGATGTCTTGCGCAACTGCTATAACCTTGCCGTCCATGGACAGGCGGGCTTCGACCGGTTGGCCGATGTCGTCGGCGGCTGCGCCTGCTTTGACCTCGCCTATGGCGATCTCGATGAGGCCCTGGAGCGGCTGGCCGGTCTGGCGGTGACCCGATGA
- a CDS encoding nucleotidyltransferase domain-containing protein — translation MTAMPPLLSPLPTTPSRLLPALLDDPRRAGELDGATWDRLIPLARHAGVLGRLGYLIDAAGLTPALPAAPARHLRSALLLAQRHQREVHFEITELAAALRPLGVPLVLLKGAAYVQAALPAGWGRTFQDIDFCVPRARLAEVENALIIAGWHPTEKNAYDRGYYRRWMHEIPPLRHAVRGTVIDVHHALTPLTARRPVDAAALMARARPTAIDGVRHPTLADLVVHSAVHLFDGGEFDRALRDLSDIALLLGEGRRGDRGWLETLAEVARASGVEKPVAHALFHAARLFPLTVGPLDTRAASPQKRPILDGILTQTFWPNLPADQPIGARLGNAFLYIRGHALRMPPLLLAYHFATKISFRINISLSKNRLRENLPKANKDV, via the coding sequence ATGACCGCGATGCCCCCCTTGCTTTCGCCGCTTCCCACCACGCCGTCGCGCCTGCTGCCCGCGCTTCTTGACGACCCGCGCCGGGCGGGCGAGCTTGATGGCGCCACCTGGGACCGGCTGATTCCCTTGGCCCGCCACGCCGGAGTCCTGGGCCGCCTGGGGTATCTGATCGATGCCGCCGGCCTGACCCCGGCTTTGCCGGCGGCGCCGGCGCGCCATCTGCGTAGCGCCCTGCTCCTTGCCCAACGCCATCAGCGCGAGGTGCATTTCGAGATCACCGAGCTGGCCGCGGCGCTGCGGCCGCTGGGCGTTCCGCTGGTCCTGCTCAAAGGTGCTGCCTATGTGCAGGCCGCCCTGCCGGCGGGCTGGGGCCGCACGTTCCAGGATATCGATTTCTGCGTACCGCGCGCCCGCCTCGCCGAGGTCGAAAACGCCCTGATCATCGCCGGCTGGCATCCAACGGAAAAAAACGCCTATGACCGGGGCTATTACCGCCGCTGGATGCACGAGATCCCACCGCTCCGCCACGCCGTTCGCGGCACGGTCATCGATGTCCACCACGCGCTGACCCCTTTGACGGCGCGCCGCCCGGTCGACGCCGCCGCCCTGATGGCCCGCGCCCGGCCCACGGCGATTGACGGCGTTCGCCACCCCACCCTTGCCGATCTCGTGGTCCACAGCGCCGTTCACCTGTTTGACGGCGGCGAATTCGACCGGGCACTGCGCGATCTCTCTGATATCGCCTTGCTTCTCGGCGAGGGGCGACGGGGCGATCGGGGCTGGCTGGAGACCCTGGCCGAGGTCGCCCGCGCCAGCGGAGTCGAAAAACCTGTAGCCCATGCGCTGTTTCACGCTGCCCGGTTGTTCCCTCTCACCGTCGGCCCCCTCGATACGCGTGCTGCGTCGCCGCAGAAAAGGCCGATCCTCGACGGCATTCTGACCCAGACATTTTGGCCGAACCTGCCCGCCGATCAACCTATAGGCGCCCGTCTGGGCAATGCCTTTCTTTATATCCGAGGCCATGCCCTGAGGATGCCGCCCCTTCTTCTGGCGTATCATTTCGCTACCAAAATTTCTTTTCGTATAAATATTTCCTTAAGCAAAAATCGACTTAGAGAAAACTTACCAAAGGCTAATAAAGACGTCTGA
- a CDS encoding TIGR03013 family XrtA/PEP-CTERM system glycosyltransferase produces MIKILGHHISTLSITLALYETLIFMCVLYSFIFIMSFFFNIPVPEKLSMVILLALTATIAAGSLGLYNQRLFGDFKEFIWRIALTLPLILLAVLFVSFAYGEITATDQSPFYLAAAFGIPAALLLVVLGRGICFRIPGIKAFRRRILVLGTGEMADRLAALETSQPYRHYEIIGFVALGDDPAPLGEKWRVFDRNCIETRHDLLKICADHNINEVIFAASERRRANSSTFGLPVWDLLECRLMGIHVAEYASFWERETGRIDLDHLRPGWLIFSEGFRNSSRRMIAKRFFDVITALLLVILSLPVLVAAAIAVKLSSPGPVFYRQERVGVNGKPFNLIKFRSMPIDAEKNGPVWGTVKDKRATGVGSLLRRTRIDEIPQVFNVLRGDMSFIGPRPERPVFVEELSRELDFYGERHAVRPGISGWAQINYPYGASVADAKQKLSYDLYYIKNGSLFLDIIILFQTFRVVLWPEGSKEKAGAVVR; encoded by the coding sequence ATGATAAAAATTCTCGGTCACCACATATCCACACTATCCATAACCCTAGCCCTGTATGAGACGCTCATATTCATGTGCGTTCTCTATTCCTTTATTTTCATAATGAGCTTCTTTTTTAACATACCTGTTCCAGAGAAGCTTTCTATGGTCATCCTTTTGGCTCTGACCGCCACTATAGCCGCCGGATCCCTTGGCCTATACAATCAAAGGCTCTTTGGAGACTTTAAAGAATTCATCTGGCGCATTGCTTTAACATTACCTCTTATCCTTCTGGCTGTATTGTTTGTTTCATTCGCCTACGGCGAGATAACAGCCACGGATCAATCGCCGTTTTATCTGGCCGCCGCCTTTGGCATTCCCGCCGCCCTGCTCCTGGTCGTTCTCGGCCGGGGAATCTGCTTCCGCATTCCGGGGATCAAGGCGTTTCGTCGGCGGATCCTGGTCTTGGGCACGGGCGAAATGGCCGATCGGCTGGCGGCGCTGGAAACCTCGCAACCCTATCGTCATTACGAGATCATCGGCTTTGTCGCCCTGGGCGACGACCCCGCACCCCTTGGCGAAAAATGGCGGGTCTTCGACCGCAATTGCATCGAAACCCGCCACGATCTTCTGAAGATCTGCGCCGACCACAACATCAACGAGGTGATCTTCGCCGCCAGCGAACGCCGCCGCGCCAATTCCAGCACCTTCGGCCTGCCGGTCTGGGATCTTTTGGAATGCCGGCTGATGGGCATTCATGTCGCCGAATACGCCTCCTTCTGGGAGCGCGAGACCGGACGCATCGATCTTGATCACCTGCGGCCGGGTTGGCTGATCTTTTCGGAAGGCTTTCGCAACAGCAGCCGGCGGATGATCGCCAAGCGCTTCTTCGACGTGATCACCGCCTTGTTGCTGGTCATCCTCAGCCTGCCGGTGCTGGTGGCGGCGGCCATCGCCGTGAAGCTGAGCAGCCCGGGACCGGTCTTCTACCGCCAGGAACGGGTCGGGGTGAACGGCAAGCCCTTCAACCTGATCAAGTTCCGCAGCATGCCGATCGACGCCGAAAAGAACGGCCCGGTCTGGGGCACCGTCAAGGATAAGCGGGCGACCGGCGTCGGCTCCTTGCTGCGCCGCACGCGAATCGACGAGATCCCCCAGGTTTTCAACGTGCTGCGCGGCGACATGAGCTTCATCGGCCCCCGCCCCGAACGCCCCGTCTTCGTCGAAGAGCTCAGCCGGGAACTCGACTTCTATGGCGAGCGTCACGCGGTGCGCCCGGGGATCAGCGGCTGGGCCCAGATCAACTATCCCTATGGCGCCTCGGTCGCCGACGCCAAACAGAAACTGTCTTACGACCTTTACTACATCAAGAACGGCTCGCTGTTCCTCGACATCATCATCTTGTTCCAAACCTTCCGCGTCGTTCTATGGCCGGAGGGATCGAAGGAGAAAGCCGGGGCGGTCGTCCGCTAA